The sequence below is a genomic window from Desulfobacterales bacterium.
ATATTCCACCCGGGCGCGGGTTTGGTGGGAGAGCCTTGCTTTACCGGAAACGCCTCGATCCCGAGGCAGTTGGCCGCGATGGCCCACCCGGTTTCCGTCTGCCACCAGTGGTCGATCACGGGCACGCGCAACTGCTTTTCAGCCCAGTGCAGCGTGTCCGGATCAGTGCGCTCCCCGGCCAGGTAGAGCGCTTTGAAGTGTGACAAATCATAGTGTTTTATCAACTCACCGGTGGGATCTTCGCGTTTGATCGCACGAAACGCGGTGGGTGCCGTAAAAAGCACATTGACTTTATGCTCGGAGATGACACGCCAAAAAACGCCGGCATCCGGCGTTCCAACGGGTTTTCCTTCAAACAGAACAGTGGTGCAGCCTTTGAGAAGGGGGCCGTAAACGATGTAGGAATGACCGACCACCCATCCCACATCCGAGGCGGCCCAGTAGACATCCCCCTGGTTGACGTTGTAGATGGCCTTCATGGTCCATTTAAGCGCGACCATATGCCCGCCGTTATCGCGCACCACGCCCTTTGGAACACCCGTCGTGCCGGAAGTGTAGAGAATATAAAGCGGATCCGTGGATGCCACCGGTACGCAATCGTGCGGTTTGGCCGTTGCCGTGAGATCATGCCAGTCATAATCCCGGCCGGATACCATGGCCGCTCTGACCATGGGGCGCTGGAAAATAATGCAGCACTCGGGTTTTGTAGACGCGAGCTCGATGGCGCTGTCCAAAAGCGGTTTATAGGGAATTACCCGCTTTACTTCTATGCCGCAGGAGGCGGACAGGATGGCTTTGGGCTTGGCATCATTGATGCGGGTGGCCAACTCCTTGGCCGCAAAACCGCCGAAGACCACGGAATGGATGGCTCCCAGGCGCGCGCAAGCCAGCATCGCCATAGCGGCTTCCGGAATCATCGGCATATAGATGATGACGCGATCCCCTTTGGTGACACCTTTTGCCGCCATGGCACCGGCAAGCCGAGCGATCTCATCCCTGAGTTCGGTATAGGTGTATTTTTTGATCGTATTGGTCACGGGGCTGTCGTAAATGAGCGCCACCTGGCTTCCCAATCCATTTTCTATGTGGAAATCAACAGCATTATAACACGTATTGACGCTGCCGCCGGGAAACCACCTGTAAAACGGTTTATTGGAATCATCGAGAACCTGATTATATTTTGTAAACCATTTGCAATCGTCCGCGGGGCCGCGCCAGAACTCGTCCGGGTTTTCAATGGATTGCCTGTAAACCGTTTCATAATGGTGGGTCATGAAGAAACCTCCGCTGTTTTTGATTTCAACCTATTAACATTACTTCCGGATCAGGCTGTCCTTTAGCGGGCTAACCCTTTCCGGAGTGGGTGATCATTCGTGTCGGGCTGACAGTAGTAAGAACCGTAGGGTCAGGCTGAGCCTGTTTGCCATGGTATTGCAGATGAGTTCAGTATGAATCGAATGGTCCGTCAATTCTTGAAGCGAGTCAAGTAAAAAAAACCGCAGGAGTTTATTAGTTAATTAAAATCAGTTGGTTAAACAACTCCTTCCCCCTTAACACGACCCCCTATCGCCGATCGGCGTGTTGAATGTCATTTATCTTTTTTGGGGCCTTTTTCTTTAACCGGAACAGGTTTTTTGGTTTCTTCCCCTGCCGTGTCATGCAATAGCCGGCCAGAGGGCATGCCTTTCAGAATTTGGATCACTTCCTCTCTGTTTTGGGAAAAGTAAATGGAAAGCTCCTCCATCTGTTCTTCCTTGAGATCGATATGTTCCGCTTTTTCCATGAATGAGACCAGATTTTCGGCGATATCGAGCATTTTGTCATGCGCATCGGCTTCCTTTTTGCTTGTGTACATTCCCACCTCTTTCCCGTCTCTGATAACAAGGTAGCGCACTTCAACTGCCATTTTTTAGATCCTCTCGTTAAGCGGGTTGCTTGGTTAAAGATATTGGTAAAGGAGTTGGCTGAAGATTATTTAGACAACCGGTCCCAAAAGGCACGGCCCTGTTCCGCCATGTTTGTCCGTTGCCGGCCGGGCCCTGATATCGCTGCGGGGGGCGCCCCGCCGCGAAGGCGGGCAATGCGCTCGGAAAGGGGAGGATGGGTTGAAAAAAGGCTCATCAAGCTTTTTCCGCTCAGCGGGTTGACGATAAACATATGGGCGGTCTGAGGATTGGCATTCATGGGGAGTCGTCCTGAATAAGCGCCGAGTTTCTCAAGCGCATCGGCCAATCCGTTGGGATGCCCCACGATGCCGGCCCCTGTGGCATCGGCCAGGTACTCCCTGGATCTGGAGATGGCCATTTGAATGAGCATGGCCGCCAACGGCGCGATAATCGACATGATAATCAGACCGAAACCGCTCAACCCGCCTTCCTCGTCGTCGCTTCGCCCGCCGCCGAAAATAGCGGACCACCTGGCCATATTGGCCAGCATCATGATGGCGCCCGCCATGGTGGCGGCAATGGAGCCGATCAAAATGTCCCTGTTTTTGATATGAGCCAACTCATGCGCCAGAACCCCCATGATTTCATCCCGTCCCATCAGTTTCATCAACCCTTCGGTAACCGCCACGACAGCGTGCTCGGGATTTCTGCCGGTGGCGAATGCGTTGGGCGTATCCTGCGGAATGATATATACCTTGGGCATGGGAAGCCCGGCGCGCATGGCAAGTGTACGGACCATTTCATAGAGATCCGGCGCCTGTTGCTGAGTAGCCTCTTGGGCGCGATACATTCTCAATACGATTTTATCAGAAAACCAGTAGCTGAAAAAATTCATGGCAACAGCAAAAAAAAAGGCGATGACCATTCCCTGGCTGCCCCCGAGAAGCTGTCCGATCAATATGAACACGACCGTCATGACGGCCAGCAAAAAAGCGACGCGGAACTGGTTTCCCATGTTGAAATACTCCTTAAATATTATAACAAGTTATATATGAAAATCATCAAGCGGCCCCTTCATCTTACGAAACTTGCGGTCATAATAGCCACCTTGTTTATTCCCGGGCATTCCGAAGAATGAGCCGATTAAAATTGAACCATTCGTTTACGACAGTGTAATTAATATAATAATAAGACGGGGAAAAAGCAATGCTCGGGCATCCGCCACAGTGATTTTGTTTTGGTATAAATTGCGTTAAAATTCTTTTTGTTATGAATAATTCCGGTCTTACACCCCTGCCCCGAAGGGGCTTTGTCAACTATCCCAGGGTTGCGGCGAAGCCGCTACCCTGGGGAAACGATAAACCAGCCAATTAACCATCAACCCCAACGGGGTTGTGTCCGTCTTTCGCATTCCGAAAGAACGACTCGCGGCCTTTCGTTGAAAACACCAAAGGAATGTGAACGGTGGAAACGGCTGCGGCATATCAACGCCCTTCCATTGACACAACCCCGTTGGGGTTGTTGACAAACCGGTTCGTATCTCGCTTCCCAGGGTAGCGGCTTCGCCGCGACCCCGGGCTATGTTACAAAGCCCCGTTGGGGCATGTGGCCCTGTTCATCGTCCCGGCCGATTTTACTGCGTACAACCCAGCATCCGGATATGCAACGTCATCATGACTTCTTGTCCTGAGGTAGAGCAAATTCACCGTGGAGCGTTTGCACTGCCCGCTTGTTTCCACTTAGTATGTATGATAGCTAAACACGGTTATATAGAGGAGCGTTTATGGCCGGCTTTCAGGAACTGTTGATTATAGTTGTTATTTGTTTAGGCATTTTTTTTGTCCCGCGGATGTTGTCGAAAAGGCCTGTGGTTGCCAACGTTCTGCAAAAGCGCGCCATGTCCGGAAAGCTGCGGATTGCGGTGGCTGTTTCGGTGGTTCATTTGTTCCTGCTTGGCGTTCTCCTGAAACCGTGGCGTAGTGATTCTATGCCCTTTTTATATTTCGGCGTCGCTCCGGTTGCGGTTGGGTGGCTGGCGATATGGGTGTATGCCGGGTTTAAATCGCGTTAAGTCGGGTTTTTCTTCAGAAGGCGAGCCGGAGTCGCACATAGATCCATGATGATCCCCTTTGAAAGGATTGCTGCGCAAGTGCTTGATGCGCTTATCGAAGAATTCGTTACTCGTGAAGGCACCGATTCCGGGTACATCGGCGAATCACTGGACCGCAGTGTTGCCGACGTCCGGCAACAGCTTTTCCGAAAAGAGGCTTACATTGTCTACGAGGAGAAGACCAAGGAATGGAATATCGTCTCCCGATCCTTCCTGACCACGCATTTACCCAATAAGGTGTAATTATTTTAATATGTATCTTTACCAAAACACAAACCGTTATTTTGCGCAAATTCCGGGAGGCCTTGAGGACTTGGCACTCGATGAACTCAGGCGCCTGGGGGCGACCCGGGTGAAAGCCGAGTACCGCGGCGCCTCTTTTTCAGCGGATCCGGCTGTCCTTTACGGGATTAACTATCAGTCGCGGTTGGTGACGCGTGTCTTGGCGCCCCTCGTGTCATTTACCTGCGATGATCGGGATGATATTTACCGGGCCGGTAAATCCGTCGATTGGGTGAAGTTTTTACCGGTCGACGGAACCTTTGCCATCTTTTCAAATGTGTCCGGCAACGACCAAATCACGCATTCAAATTTTGCCTCTCTTTGCCTGAAGGATGCCGTGGCCGACTATTACACCAGCCGATTCGGCATTCGTCCGAATGTTGAAAAGTTGGTTCCGGATATGTGGGTGAGCCTTCATGTCGAAAAAACGCGCGGACTCATCAGTGTGGATACATCCGGTGGTTCCCTGCACCGGCGCGGATACCGGCAGGAGTCCGTAGCCGCGCCCATGCAGGAAATTTTGGCGGCCGCGATGGTGACCCTTTCCGGTTGGCGGGGAGAAAGACCGCTCTATGATCCCATGTGCGGTTCCGGAACGCTGTTATGTGAGGCCATGATGGCCTATTGTCGCATGCCCTCGGGATATCTGAGGAAAAAATTCGGATTTACGCGGTTGCCGGATTTTGACCGCCGCCTCTGGGACCAGGTCAAGAGAACGGCGGATCAAGCCATTCGCCCCCTGCCGCCGGGACTTGTGGCGGGCAGCGATGTGGATCGAGGCGCAATACGGGCTGCCGAAAAAAACAGGTCGCTGCTTCCCGGTGGAAAAGAAATTAAAGTTATTCAAAGGGATTTTAATGATCTGAATGGGCTTGAGAACAACGTGATTCTGTGTAACCCGCCTTACGGTATTCGAATGCAGCACCCTGATGATTTGGGTGAATTTTATAAAGGAATGGGCGATTTTTTAAAACAGCGCTGCAAGGGGTCGAGCGCCTTCATCTTCATTGGCAACCGGGAGATGATCAAGCGCGTCGGCCTGAAACCATCCTGGAAAAGGCCGATGAAAAACGCGGGCCTGGACGGAAGACTGGTTAAATATGAATTGTTTTAAGACTTGAATTCCACGCAAAGACGCTAAGATCGCAAAGCAAAAACACACAGGGCTTATTCTTGGCGTTCCTGGCGGCTTTGCGTGAAAAAATAATTCTAACGAATCCGTCAATCTGTCTTAACACCCGCAATCGCTTGAGCAATCCCCGTCACATCCACACCCGCCGGTGGCGGGGTTGGAAGATCCGCATCCGCATCCAACGGGGGGCTGGGTGGGCGCTTTCGTGATCCCGACCACTTCAATTTCAAAGGTCAGGGATTCACCCGCAAGCGGATGATTCAGATCAAGCGTGATTTGCTCGTCGGTCACTTCGATGATGGTTGCGGGGATTTGTCGTCCGTCCGGCGTGGTCAGCCCGACGGTTTGATCGACCAAAGGGATAAATTCAGCAGGGACAACCGATCTTGGAACGATGTGCTGCTGGCTTTCATCCCGAAGCCCATAAGCCTCTTCCGGTGCTAACGTGATGGTCTTTTTTTCATTTTCGGTCATTCCTATCAGCGCATCCTCAAAGCCCTTTATCAGTTGCCCTTCACCGATCAGGACTTCAATCGGGGCCTGTCCCTCGCTGGTATCAAACACATGCCCGCCCTCAAGCGTTCCCCTGTAGTTGACTTGTACAAACAAACCGTTTGCCACTATTGCCATGATAAACTCCTTTGGTTTGCACCTAAAACCCGCAGCAACTGTTTTTTTTAAAAACGCTCCGATGAGGGAAAGTTTGACCAGCATTTGAAGGATCTAGACTTGATTGATATTTTTGTACCAATTTAGATATCAAACCGAATAAGTCAAGCTCAACATTTTTTTTATTGTCCGATTTCAGCGGCCTCTTCAAAGGCTTTTAACTGCTCATCAAAGGGTTTCGCTTTGGCGTCGAGTTCCTCACTCAGCTTTTCGAGTTCATCAAAGCGGCGCTCGATCACGGTCTGACACGCATGAAGCGTTTGGGATAATTTAGCGATTTTTTCGCCATCACCGGTTTGAGAGGCTAAGAGCATTTCTTCATTCAGGGTCAATAGCTTTTTTTCATTGGCATCGATTTCGTTTTCGGCGGCTTCTATTTTCTTTTCAATCGGCTTGACGACTTTAGCGCGCTCGGTCAGGATTTCCGATCGCCGCCGGCGCAGCTCCTTGCGATTTAATTTGATCGCGGGTTCCGCCGCATTCGCCGGCGCGGAAAGTCCGGCCGGTGGATCCTCACCTTCCCACCCTTTATATTCCAGAAAGCGCTGATACCCGCCATCAAATACCGACACGCCTTCATTTTGGAAGACGATGAGCTTTTCGGCCAGCGCATGGAGAAACATCTCGTTATGGGTGACCATGATCAGGGCGCCCGGAAAACTATCCAAAGCGGAAAGCAGTGCATCGCAGGAATCCATATCCAGGTGGTTGGTCGGCTCATCCAGCAACAGCACATTGGTGGGCGTTACCAGCAGTTTTCCCAGCATGACCCGGCTTTTTTCTCCTCCCGAGAGCACCGATATCTTTTTAAGGGCATTGTCTCCCTCGAACATCATGGCGCCGGCGATGTTTCTGGCCAGTTGGCGTTCCACTTGCGGCGCGGCGTAAAGAATTTCTTCTTCAACGGTTCGTGCATCGCGCAGGGAGTCTACGTTTGTCTGCTCATAAAACCCCTTTACCGCCACCGGGTGATAGCCGATATCCCCCTGCT
It includes:
- a CDS encoding propionyl-CoA synthetase, which produces MTHHYETVYRQSIENPDEFWRGPADDCKWFTKYNQVLDDSNKPFYRWFPGGSVNTCYNAVDFHIENGLGSQVALIYDSPVTNTIKKYTYTELRDEIARLAGAMAAKGVTKGDRVIIYMPMIPEAAMAMLACARLGAIHSVVFGGFAAKELATRINDAKPKAILSASCGIEVKRVIPYKPLLDSAIELASTKPECCIIFQRPMVRAAMVSGRDYDWHDLTATAKPHDCVPVASTDPLYILYTSGTTGVPKGVVRDNGGHMVALKWTMKAIYNVNQGDVYWAASDVGWVVGHSYIVYGPLLKGCTTVLFEGKPVGTPDAGVFWRVISEHKVNVLFTAPTAFRAIKREDPTGELIKHYDLSHFKALYLAGERTDPDTLHWAEKQLRVPVIDHWWQTETGWAIAANCLGIEAFPVKQGSPTKPAPGWNISVLDGKSRPVPAGKIGALVVKLPLPPGSLPTLWNNDAGYIASYLKEFPGYYKTADAGFIDEDGYVFVMTRTDDIINVAGHRLSTGALEEVLADHPDVAECAVLGVDDTLKGQIPVGFIVLNAGVTRDEAEIVKEVVQMVRDRIGPVASFKVATTVKRLPKTRSGKILRGTIRKIANNTEYTMPATIDDPEILNEIQDALIRMGFAKRKAE
- a CDS encoding YebG family protein, with amino-acid sequence MAVEVRYLVIRDGKEVGMYTSKKEADAHDKMLDIAENLVSFMEKAEHIDLKEEQMEELSIYFSQNREEVIQILKGMPSGRLLHDTAGEETKKPVPVKEKGPKKDK
- the htpX gene encoding zinc metalloprotease HtpX produces the protein MGNQFRVAFLLAVMTVVFILIGQLLGGSQGMVIAFFFAVAMNFFSYWFSDKIVLRMYRAQEATQQQAPDLYEMVRTLAMRAGLPMPKVYIIPQDTPNAFATGRNPEHAVVAVTEGLMKLMGRDEIMGVLAHELAHIKNRDILIGSIAATMAGAIMMLANMARWSAIFGGGRSDDEEGGLSGFGLIIMSIIAPLAAMLIQMAISRSREYLADATGAGIVGHPNGLADALEKLGAYSGRLPMNANPQTAHMFIVNPLSGKSLMSLFSTHPPLSERIARLRGGAPPAAISGPGRQRTNMAEQGRAFWDRLSK
- a CDS encoding YheU family protein, which produces MMIPFERIAAQVLDALIEEFVTREGTDSGYIGESLDRSVADVRQQLFRKEAYIVYEEKTKEWNIVSRSFLTTHLPNKV
- a CDS encoding class I SAM-dependent RNA methyltransferase, which gives rise to MALDELRRLGATRVKAEYRGASFSADPAVLYGINYQSRLVTRVLAPLVSFTCDDRDDIYRAGKSVDWVKFLPVDGTFAIFSNVSGNDQITHSNFASLCLKDAVADYYTSRFGIRPNVEKLVPDMWVSLHVEKTRGLISVDTSGGSLHRRGYRQESVAAPMQEILAAAMVTLSGWRGERPLYDPMCGSGTLLCEAMMAYCRMPSGYLRKKFGFTRLPDFDRRLWDQVKRTADQAIRPLPPGLVAGSDVDRGAIRAAEKNRSLLPGGKEIKVIQRDFNDLNGLENNVILCNPPYGIRMQHPDDLGEFYKGMGDFLKQRCKGSSAFIFIGNREMIKRVGLKPSWKRPMKNAGLDGRLVKYELF
- a CDS encoding peptidylprolyl isomerase — protein: MAIVANGLFVQVNYRGTLEGGHVFDTSEGQAPIEVLIGEGQLIKGFEDALIGMTENEKKTITLAPEEAYGLRDESQQHIVPRSVVPAEFIPLVDQTVGLTTPDGRQIPATIIEVTDEQITLDLNHPLAGESLTFEIEVVGITKAPTQPPVGCGCGSSNPATGGCGCDGDCSSDCGC